From the genome of Scytonema hofmannii PCC 7110, one region includes:
- the psbQ gene encoding photosystem II protein PsbQ, with translation MARYRSILSLVLVLLATFLVSCGGPSVATAPPTYTPSQLEKIQEYVPEVLAVRDRAAELQKLIQTQQWVKVRNFIHGPMAEARLSMNYIASNLLPQDQKSAREKVKNLLDHLVKVDQAAEVANYQQAVINSQTAFTDIENFLKLVPQPSTQAEES, from the coding sequence ATGGCGCGTTATCGCTCAATTCTGTCACTAGTTTTGGTATTGTTGGCAACATTCCTGGTTAGTTGTGGCGGTCCTTCAGTCGCAACAGCACCTCCAACTTACACCCCATCTCAGTTAGAGAAAATTCAAGAATATGTCCCTGAAGTTCTGGCTGTTCGCGATCGCGCGGCTGAACTGCAAAAGCTGATCCAAACACAACAGTGGGTAAAAGTCAGGAATTTTATCCACGGTCCAATGGCGGAAGCACGGTTGTCGATGAATTATATCGCATCCAATCTGCTACCCCAAGACCAAAAATCGGCTCGCGAGAAAGTGAAAAATTTGTTAGACCACCTGGTTAAAGTTGACCAAGCCGCTGAGGTCGCAAATTATCAACAAGCTGTGATTAACTCTCAAACGGCATTTACTGATATTGAGAACTTCCTCAAACTTGTTCCTCAACCCAGTACTCAGGCTGAGGAGAGTTAG
- the hemJ gene encoding protoporphyrinogen oxidase HemJ — translation MAYSWFKAFHIVGIVVWFAGLFYLVRLFIYHLEANEEPEPARTILKNQYQIMEKRLYNIITNPGMFLTVAMAIGLLTTEPEVLKQGWLHVKLGFVVLLLGYHHYCKRLMKQLAKDECKWSSQQMRALNEAPTVMLVVIVLLAVFKNNLPTDITAWVVVGLVIFMAATIQLYARKRRLDKEKLTEQVTQ, via the coding sequence ATGGCTTATTCTTGGTTTAAGGCTTTTCATATTGTTGGAATAGTGGTTTGGTTTGCTGGTTTGTTCTACTTGGTACGTCTTTTTATCTATCATCTGGAAGCTAATGAAGAACCAGAACCCGCACGGACGATACTAAAAAATCAGTATCAAATCATGGAAAAGCGTCTCTACAACATCATCACAAATCCAGGGATGTTCTTGACGGTAGCAATGGCAATCGGTTTATTAACTACGGAACCGGAAGTTCTCAAGCAAGGTTGGTTGCACGTCAAATTAGGATTTGTCGTTTTGTTGTTGGGATACCATCATTACTGCAAGCGCCTGATGAAGCAATTGGCAAAGGATGAATGCAAATGGAGTAGCCAGCAAATGCGGGCGTTGAATGAAGCACCGACAGTAATGTTGGTGGTGATTGTCCTGCTAGCTGTGTTCAAGAATAATCTCCCTACCGATATTACGGCTTGGGTTGTTGTTGGTTTAGTGATTTTTATGGCAGCAACTATCCAGTTATATGCAAGAAAGCGTCGTCTGGATAAGGAAAAGCTAACAGAACAAGTAACACAGTAG
- the coaE gene encoding dephospho-CoA kinase (Dephospho-CoA kinase (CoaE) performs the final step in coenzyme A biosynthesis.), whose amino-acid sequence MSKHIIGLTGGIATGKTTVANYLASAYNLTILDADLYARDAVSTGTPILQAIAQRYGEQILLVDGSLNRQKLGEIIFHNQEERNWVEGLIHPYVRDRFLQEIAISIAQTLVLVVPLLFEAKMTDLVTEIWVVSCSEEQQLERLMQRNHLTLEQAQARILSQMPITEKAAHANVILDNSSTLEMLLKQVDTAFISLPHIN is encoded by the coding sequence ATGAGTAAACATATTATTGGATTAACTGGTGGTATAGCCACGGGCAAAACCACTGTTGCTAATTATTTGGCTAGTGCTTACAATTTAACGATTTTAGATGCAGATCTTTATGCTAGAGATGCTGTATCTACGGGTACGCCAATTCTTCAAGCGATCGCTCAACGTTACGGAGAACAAATTTTACTGGTAGATGGTAGCCTCAACCGTCAGAAACTGGGAGAGATAATTTTTCACAATCAAGAGGAACGCAACTGGGTAGAGGGTTTGATTCATCCTTACGTGCGCGATCGCTTTTTGCAAGAAATAGCCATATCAATTGCACAAACATTAGTCTTAGTTGTACCTTTACTATTTGAAGCAAAAATGACAGATTTAGTGACAGAAATTTGGGTAGTTAGTTGTTCTGAAGAACAGCAATTAGAAAGATTGATGCAACGGAACCATTTAACCTTAGAGCAAGCACAAGCTAGGATTCTCAGCCAAATGCCCATTACAGAAAAAGCTGCTCATGCAAATGTGATTTTAGATAACTCTTCCACTTTGGAAATGCTTCTCAAGCAGGTTGATACAGCGTTTATATCGTTACCACATATTAATTAA
- a CDS encoding NAD(P)/FAD-dependent oxidoreductase produces MKVLIVGCGVVGAAIAYELSQVKGLNITVVDRQPPAQASTGAALGVLMGIISQKVKGNAWRMRQTSLERYETLVPELEALTGRQILFNRQGILRLCLLGDNTAEWEKLQEIRHSQGFPLEIWDAVKLKQLCPQVNNDKAIGAVYSPRDRQIDPTALTLALVDAARHHGVMFKFGVDVLGIESFERRGDERDYHLETTEGTIPCDWLVIAAGLGSSPLLVQLKQAVDIRPVLGQALQVRLTSTLGNPNFQPVITGDDVHIVPVGGGDYWIGATVEFPTDSQEIAPDKELLESVRQQAIAFCPELALATVTRTWSGLRPRPEGRPAPAIGQLPGCERVLYATGHYRNGVLLAPATACAIREMIEKTK; encoded by the coding sequence ATGAAAGTATTGATTGTCGGTTGTGGTGTGGTTGGAGCAGCAATTGCTTATGAACTCAGCCAAGTTAAAGGGCTAAACATTACTGTTGTTGACCGCCAACCACCTGCTCAAGCCTCTACAGGGGCAGCTTTAGGCGTTTTAATGGGTATTATTAGCCAAAAAGTCAAAGGCAATGCTTGGCGAATGCGTCAAACAAGCCTTGAGCGTTATGAAACCCTCGTTCCTGAATTAGAAGCCCTTACGGGTCGTCAAATTCTTTTTAATCGCCAAGGCATTCTCCGTCTTTGCTTGTTGGGGGATAACACAGCCGAGTGGGAAAAGTTACAAGAAATTCGGCACTCTCAGGGTTTTCCCTTAGAAATTTGGGATGCGGTAAAACTCAAGCAGTTGTGTCCTCAAGTTAACAATGACAAAGCTATTGGTGCTGTTTACTCTCCTCGCGATCGCCAAATCGATCCTACAGCACTGACTTTGGCTTTGGTGGATGCTGCACGCCATCATGGTGTGATGTTTAAATTCGGTGTTGATGTTTTGGGTATAGAATCCTTTGAAAGGCGAGGTGATGAGCGTGACTATCACCTAGAGACAACAGAAGGAACAATTCCTTGCGATTGGTTAGTTATAGCAGCAGGGCTGGGTTCGTCTCCTCTACTGGTACAATTAAAGCAAGCGGTTGATATCCGCCCAGTTTTAGGACAAGCTTTACAAGTTCGCTTGACATCAACTCTTGGAAATCCCAACTTTCAACCAGTTATCACCGGAGATGATGTCCACATCGTTCCCGTTGGTGGTGGCGATTACTGGATAGGCGCAACTGTAGAATTTCCGACCGATAGTCAGGAGATAGCACCTGACAAAGAACTGTTGGAATCAGTCAGACAACAAGCGATCGCATTTTGTCCCGAATTAGCACTAGCCACAGTTACCCGCACGTGGTCGGGATTGCGTCCGCGCCCAGAAGGACGCCCTGCACCAGCGATTGGTCAGTTACCGGGATGCGAACGCGTCCTATACGCAACAGGTCACTACCGTAACGGCGTTTTACTGGCACCAGCAACTGCTTGCGCGATTCGTGAGATGATTGAAAAAACGAAATAA
- a CDS encoding alpha/beta fold hydrolase, with amino-acid sequence MTITENKIQAGSLEWFYRESLPVGRTDLLPVLLLHGLVSQSYSWRNIMPALAEQGTKSIAPDWIGFGFSAKPEKRDFAYTPDTFIKALEAFIKAIELERFSLIVQGFLGSVGLQYALRHPEQIANIVILNTPVSSQAKLPWKIQQIGLPLAGEMIAQDPLLVDRTLEGGSRYVINDSDLDVYRKPYLKSSASGRSLLATIRNLQLNTAMAEIESGFKQWQQPILVQWGTTDPWLSVDIAQNFVNTLPQGELIKLNGGGHYPQEHHSEPILQDLLPFVRV; translated from the coding sequence ATGACAATAACAGAAAACAAAATTCAAGCAGGGTCTTTAGAGTGGTTTTATCGTGAATCTTTACCAGTTGGTAGAACAGATTTGCTTCCCGTGTTGTTATTACATGGCCTAGTATCACAAAGTTATAGTTGGCGCAATATAATGCCAGCTTTAGCAGAACAAGGAACCAAATCCATTGCACCAGATTGGATTGGTTTTGGTTTTTCAGCCAAACCTGAGAAAAGAGATTTTGCTTACACACCTGATACTTTTATTAAGGCGTTAGAAGCATTTATCAAAGCCATAGAACTTGAACGATTTTCCCTGATTGTGCAAGGGTTTTTAGGTTCTGTTGGACTGCAGTATGCTTTGCGGCATCCAGAACAAATTGCCAATATAGTTATACTGAATACACCAGTTTCCAGTCAGGCAAAATTGCCTTGGAAAATTCAACAAATAGGTTTGCCTTTAGCAGGTGAGATGATCGCTCAAGACCCCTTACTTGTCGATCGCACTCTAGAAGGTGGGAGTCGGTATGTCATAAACGATAGCGATTTAGACGTTTACCGCAAACCTTATTTGAAAAGTTCTGCTTCTGGAAGAAGTCTTTTAGCAACGATTCGCAATTTGCAGTTAAACACAGCAATGGCGGAAATCGAATCAGGTTTTAAACAATGGCAACAGCCAATTTTAGTTCAATGGGGTACCACTGACCCTTGGTTATCCGTGGACATAGCACAAAATTTTGTGAATACGCTACCCCAAGGTGAATTAATTAAACTTAATGGCGGTGGACACTATCCACAAGAACACCATTCAGAACCTATTCTTCAAGACCTTTTACCTTTTGTGCGTGTTTGA
- a CDS encoding NAD(P)/FAD-dependent oxidoreductase, protein MPLLKTAIDRVAQKTVNSSSHAIVIGGSIAGLLAARVLADHFNLVTICERDRFLVSLIGIGGDYPPTDEAGFLNFAQSLRSSEIYEVIKNSQPLSPIYGYHRTENCWHHYERLSRFPDNLVVLGDAFCAFNPIYGQGMTVASLGALTLDQCLKQKNQSKGLAHRFQKQLAKVSTLPWLMATGDDFRWSTTKGKQPGLITRLMHLYLDQIMLVAVHNAFVYRVLLEVTHLLKPPTAFFHPAIVTQVLKQTMNQRAQPFKF, encoded by the coding sequence ATGCCTCTTTTAAAAACAGCGATTGATAGGGTCGCACAAAAAACTGTTAACAGTAGCTCTCATGCTATCGTCATCGGTGGCAGTATTGCTGGATTACTAGCTGCACGGGTGTTAGCAGACCACTTCAATCTAGTTACAATTTGTGAACGCGATCGCTTTTTAGTCAGCCTGATTGGTATAGGTGGAGACTATCCCCCCACAGATGAGGCTGGTTTTCTTAACTTTGCCCAAAGCCTGCGTAGCTCAGAAATTTATGAAGTTATTAAAAATAGCCAACCCCTCTCCCCCATCTATGGTTATCACCGCACAGAAAACTGCTGGCATCACTATGAGCGATTGTCACGTTTCCCTGATAATTTGGTTGTGTTAGGTGATGCTTTTTGTGCTTTCAATCCTATCTACGGTCAGGGCATGACTGTCGCATCTCTCGGTGCTTTAACTCTAGACCAGTGCCTTAAGCAAAAAAACCAATCTAAAGGTTTGGCTCATCGCTTTCAAAAACAGTTAGCCAAAGTTAGTACTCTACCGTGGCTGATGGCAACTGGCGATGATTTTCGGTGGTCAACCACTAAAGGAAAACAACCAGGCTTGATAACCCGATTGATGCACTTGTATCTCGACCAAATTATGTTGGTTGCAGTCCACAATGCGTTTGTCTACAGAGTTCTGCTGGAAGTCACACATTTGCTTAAACCACCCACCGCATTTTTCCACCCTGCGATCGTGACACAAGTTTTAAAACAGACGATGAATCAGCGTGCTCAACCGTTTAAATTTTAA